One genomic window of Quercus lobata isolate SW786 chromosome 9, ValleyOak3.0 Primary Assembly, whole genome shotgun sequence includes the following:
- the LOC115960219 gene encoding uncharacterized protein LOC115960219 isoform X1 encodes MVSLSTWFRYIAHKLEYSVSLTWKSYQRGQITDREMGDAVWKNLFQGKLTYLHWNKGEEMAPTIGPQGGTLLVRKLPAADPTRVFVGDVVVVKDPQKSDDYLVRRLAAIEGYEMVSKDEKDEPFILDKDECWVLADNENLKPKQEAKDSRTFGPVPMTDIVGRVLYCLRTAVDHGPVQNSHFSMKKDSPVLEVELDVDEMAKNHKA; translated from the exons ATGGTTTCCCTATCAACTTGGTTCCGATACATAGCTCACAAGCTCGAGTACTCCGTCTCTCTTACCTGGAAG AGCTATCAAAGAGGTCAAATTACCGACAGAGAAATGGGTGACGCTGTTTGGAAGAATCTATTTCAGGGAAAGTTGACATACTTGCACTGGAATAAGGGAGAGGAAATGGCCCCTACTATAGGTCCACAAGGGGGAACTCTTCTGGTCCGGAAATTACCAGCTGCAGATCCCAC GCGTGTTTTTGTTGGAGATGTGGTGGTGGTGAAGGACCCCCAGAAATCAGATGACTATCTAGTCAGAAGATTGGCTGCTATTGAAGGGTACGAAATGGTCTCTAAGGATGAAAAAGATGAGCCTTTTATTCTTGACAAGGATGAGTGCTGGGTCTTGGCTGACAATGAGAACTTAAAGCCCAAG CAGGAAGCCAAGGACAGTCGAACGTTTGGTCCAGTTCCCATGACAGATATTGTTGGTAGAGTACTATATTGCCTGCGAACAGCTGTGGATCATGGCCCTGTGCAGAATAG TCATTTCAGTATGAAAAAGGATTCACCAGTGTTAGAAGTCGAACTTGATGTTGATGAGATGGCAAAAAATCACAAAGCCTAA
- the LOC115960219 gene encoding uncharacterized protein LOC115960219 isoform X2 translates to MVSLSTWFRYIAHKLEYSVSLTWKSYQRGQITDREMGDAVWKNLFQGKLTYLHWNKGEEMAPTIGPQGGTLLVRKLPAADPTRVFVGDVVVVKDPQKSDDYLVRRLAAIEGYEMVSKDEKDEPFILDKDECWVLADNENLKPKEAKDSRTFGPVPMTDIVGRVLYCLRTAVDHGPVQNSHFSMKKDSPVLEVELDVDEMAKNHKA, encoded by the exons ATGGTTTCCCTATCAACTTGGTTCCGATACATAGCTCACAAGCTCGAGTACTCCGTCTCTCTTACCTGGAAG AGCTATCAAAGAGGTCAAATTACCGACAGAGAAATGGGTGACGCTGTTTGGAAGAATCTATTTCAGGGAAAGTTGACATACTTGCACTGGAATAAGGGAGAGGAAATGGCCCCTACTATAGGTCCACAAGGGGGAACTCTTCTGGTCCGGAAATTACCAGCTGCAGATCCCAC GCGTGTTTTTGTTGGAGATGTGGTGGTGGTGAAGGACCCCCAGAAATCAGATGACTATCTAGTCAGAAGATTGGCTGCTATTGAAGGGTACGAAATGGTCTCTAAGGATGAAAAAGATGAGCCTTTTATTCTTGACAAGGATGAGTGCTGGGTCTTGGCTGACAATGAGAACTTAAAGCCCAAG GAAGCCAAGGACAGTCGAACGTTTGGTCCAGTTCCCATGACAGATATTGTTGGTAGAGTACTATATTGCCTGCGAACAGCTGTGGATCATGGCCCTGTGCAGAATAG TCATTTCAGTATGAAAAAGGATTCACCAGTGTTAGAAGTCGAACTTGATGTTGATGAGATGGCAAAAAATCACAAAGCCTAA